One Ferrovum sp. PN-J185 genomic region harbors:
- the ruvX gene encoding Holliday junction resolvase RuvX has translation MPEGTLLAFDYGLRFTGIAIGELALRTARPLETIETKNYSECLNLANMIVREWDPVLLVVGLPLDKEGNEQPLTEACRQFARDLESLTSIKSVLIDERYTSLEADLRMKERGLKVKDRMLTQHAEAAAIILQSYMESDVHE, from the coding sequence ATGCCTGAGGGCACATTACTAGCCTTTGACTATGGCTTACGCTTTACAGGTATAGCTATCGGTGAATTGGCTCTCAGAACAGCCCGGCCTCTAGAAACAATTGAAACAAAAAATTATAGTGAATGCCTGAATTTGGCAAACATGATTGTTAGAGAGTGGGATCCCGTATTGTTAGTTGTAGGCCTCCCTCTTGATAAGGAAGGTAACGAACAACCTCTTACTGAAGCCTGCCGTCAATTTGCCAGAGATTTAGAATCATTAACTTCCATTAAATCAGTATTGATTGATGAGCGATATACTTCTTTGGAGGCAGACTTACGAATGAAAGAAAGAGGTTTAAAGGTGAAGGACAGAATGCTGACGCAGCATGCGGAAGCGGCGGCAATTATTCTACAGAGTTATATGGAGTCTGATGTCCATGAGTAA
- a CDS encoding aspartate carbamoyltransferase catalytic subunit → MSKNIQLNQEGKLQHLLTIEGLPPTILYQILDTAKSFEHVAHQEIKKVPLLQGKSVFNLFFEPSTRTRTTFEIAAKRLSADVINLNVSASSQSKGETLLDTVDNLSAMQADMFVVRHSDSGAAHLIANHVAPNIHVINAGDGRHAHPTQALLDMYTIRHFKGKFNHLKVAIVGDVLHSRVARSQIHALTTLGVSEVRIIGPKTLIPRNVEKMGVHVFHDMVQGLKGVDVVIMLRLQNERMNGALLPSRDEYFKFYGLTKDKLMHAKPDAIVMHPGPMNRGVEIDSEVADGSQSVILSQVTFGIAVRMAVMSILVGNTSGEVI, encoded by the coding sequence ATGAGTAAAAATATCCAGCTAAATCAGGAAGGTAAATTACAACATTTGCTTACTATTGAAGGCCTACCTCCAACTATCTTGTATCAAATATTAGATACAGCCAAATCTTTTGAGCATGTTGCACATCAGGAAATTAAAAAAGTCCCTCTATTACAAGGTAAGTCCGTGTTCAACTTGTTTTTTGAACCTTCAACTCGTACAAGAACAACTTTTGAGATTGCTGCCAAACGCTTGTCAGCTGACGTTATTAATCTAAATGTCAGTGCTTCTAGCCAGAGTAAAGGTGAAACTCTTCTTGATACAGTAGACAACTTATCTGCTATGCAGGCTGATATGTTTGTAGTTCGCCACTCAGACAGTGGCGCTGCACACTTAATTGCTAATCATGTGGCGCCTAATATACACGTGATTAATGCCGGTGATGGCAGACATGCTCACCCGACCCAAGCCTTGTTAGACATGTATACCATTCGTCATTTCAAGGGTAAATTTAATCATTTAAAAGTGGCTATTGTGGGTGATGTACTTCATTCTCGCGTCGCTCGCTCACAAATTCATGCATTGACTACTTTAGGTGTGTCTGAAGTACGTATTATTGGCCCTAAAACGCTGATACCTAGAAATGTTGAGAAAATGGGAGTACATGTTTTTCACGATATGGTTCAAGGTTTAAAAGGTGTGGATGTAGTCATTATGTTACGACTACAAAATGAACGTATGAATGGCGCATTATTACCTAGTCGTGACGAATATTTTAAGTTTTATGGATTAACGAAAGACAAGTTAATGCACGCAAAACCCGATGCTATTGTTATGCATCCAGGACCAATGAATCGTGGTGTGGAAATTGATTCAGAAGTAGCAGACGGAAGTCAATCAGTCATCTTATCCCAAGTTACTTTTGGCATCGCTGTGAGAATGGCGGTGATGTCGATTTTAGTTGGTAATACCAGTGGGGAAGTAATATGA
- a CDS encoding YqgE/AlgH family protein, which produces MTTVNLTNHFLIAMPAMQDLNFSGTLTYICRHNEQGAMGLIVNRPTDITLVQLFNQIEVPLENDALKDSLVYLGGPVQTDRGFVLHSPVGDWRSSLKINEHVALTTSKDILEEIGKGLGADQLFVTLGYAGWDAGQLEEEIKLNSWLTVEANLEIVFNTPAERRLNAAIQLLGFDLSMLSDEAGHA; this is translated from the coding sequence ATGACAACGGTAAATTTAACCAATCATTTCCTAATTGCAATGCCTGCTATGCAGGATCTCAATTTTTCTGGAACACTTACCTATATTTGTCGTCACAATGAACAAGGAGCGATGGGCCTCATCGTTAACAGACCAACAGACATTACCTTGGTTCAGTTATTTAATCAAATTGAAGTCCCTTTAGAGAATGACGCCCTTAAAGATAGCTTAGTGTATCTAGGTGGCCCTGTACAAACTGACAGAGGCTTTGTCTTACATTCACCAGTGGGTGATTGGCGCTCTTCGCTTAAAATTAACGAGCATGTGGCACTAACCACTTCTAAAGATATTTTAGAAGAAATAGGTAAAGGCTTAGGGGCAGATCAATTGTTTGTTACGCTAGGTTATGCCGGTTGGGATGCGGGACAGCTTGAAGAAGAAATTAAGTTGAATAGCTGGCTTACCGTGGAGGCAAATTTAGAAATTGTATTTAATACTCCTGCAGAACGTCGTCTTAATGCTGCTATTCAATTATTAGGGTTTGACTTATCTATGTTAAGCGATGAGGCAGGACATGCCTGA
- a CDS encoding energy transducer TonB, whose product MTQKTQFTKIVFLSIIIHVLIVWLLFYQHSIPRISLPVSHSFQEPIELNWYQEQPSHLENRQVLQPQNNKTEVSTHKKQITHKALTRYQNNNIQRKESPSQDLLTNSLNLAKTLSLDDSSSKKIVDSITTQNSDIQNYEKDFRDKVVRIGSVNYPPPVNGFPLSGNVRISVVIDSAGHIQELLVVRSSGISALDQSAIKIIRLCEPFPPFSQSMKAVTEEVRITRTFVFRQADESVSSH is encoded by the coding sequence ATGACACAAAAAACACAATTTACTAAGATTGTTTTTTTATCAATTATTATTCATGTATTAATTGTTTGGTTATTGTTTTATCAGCATTCTATTCCTCGTATTAGCTTACCTGTAAGTCATTCGTTTCAAGAGCCGATAGAATTAAATTGGTACCAAGAGCAGCCAAGTCATTTAGAAAACCGACAGGTGCTTCAACCTCAAAATAATAAAACAGAGGTATCTACTCATAAAAAGCAGATAACCCATAAAGCACTTACTCGTTACCAAAATAACAATATCCAAAGAAAAGAATCCCCAAGTCAAGATTTATTAACTAACAGTTTAAATCTAGCAAAAACACTTAGTTTGGATGATTCGTCATCAAAAAAAATCGTTGACAGTATTACTACTCAAAATAGCGATATTCAAAATTATGAAAAGGATTTTAGAGACAAAGTAGTAAGAATCGGATCGGTTAACTACCCACCTCCAGTCAATGGCTTTCCTTTATCTGGTAATGTACGGATCAGTGTAGTGATAGACAGTGCAGGACATATACAAGAGTTATTGGTAGTGAGGAGCTCGGGAATTAGTGCGCTGGATCAATCGGCTATTAAAATTATTCGTTTATGTGAGCCATTCCCTCCTTTTTCTCAATCGATGAAAGCAGTCACTGAGGAGGTGCGGATTACCCGCACCTTTGTATTTAGACAAGCGGATGAGTCCGTTTCTAGTCATTAG
- a CDS encoding cryptochrome/photolyase family protein, with translation MLNSDQQSNKKALFWFRRDLRIHDNHGLSFALNQFESVFCVFVFDRNILNQLKNKQDRRVEFIWRSIELLKQSLIKKGGDLIVLDGSPHSLIPDLANQLNVQTVITNHDYEPYARSRDAEVETQLKEFGIQFLTFKDQAIFEKNEILTAQNKPYTVFTPYKNNWLKQLSFEHYAYFDGPSQHLAKSSAFDYSLPSLTDLGFAETNLTTLKINAGEEGAQALLNEFMPRMSFYHERRDFPGIRGVSYLSIHLRFGTISVRELVRQALQLNNKGSSTWLNELIWRDFYFAIVWHFPHVAHGAFKKEWDSLVFDNNHQLFDAWCMGLTGYPIVDAAIRQLTQTGFMHNRLRMISASFLVKDLQIDWRWGEAFFSEHLNDFDLSANNGGWQWSASTGCDAQPWFRIFNPITQSEKFDSEGSFIKRYCPELKNLPPSKIHAPWLLSALEQQQYNCVIGKDYPAPIVDHKIAREKTLARYKLN, from the coding sequence ATGCTAAATTCAGATCAACAATCTAATAAAAAAGCGCTCTTCTGGTTCCGTCGAGATTTACGTATTCATGACAATCATGGTCTCAGTTTCGCCCTTAACCAGTTTGAAAGTGTTTTTTGTGTATTTGTTTTTGATAGAAATATTCTAAACCAATTAAAAAATAAACAAGACAGACGAGTTGAATTTATATGGCGCTCGATTGAACTATTAAAGCAAAGTTTAATTAAAAAAGGAGGGGATCTTATTGTATTAGATGGCTCCCCTCACTCTCTAATTCCTGATTTAGCAAACCAATTAAATGTACAAACAGTTATCACTAACCACGACTATGAACCTTACGCTCGTTCACGTGACGCCGAAGTTGAAACACAGCTTAAGGAATTCGGAATTCAGTTTTTAACCTTTAAAGATCAAGCTATTTTTGAAAAAAATGAAATTTTAACTGCGCAAAACAAGCCCTATACTGTGTTCACTCCCTACAAAAACAATTGGCTAAAACAACTCTCCTTCGAACACTATGCCTATTTTGATGGACCATCTCAGCATTTAGCCAAGTCTTCAGCGTTTGATTACTCATTACCCAGTTTAACCGACTTAGGTTTTGCAGAAACCAATCTAACCACATTAAAAATCAATGCAGGGGAAGAGGGAGCCCAAGCACTACTCAACGAATTTATGCCGCGTATGTCCTTCTATCATGAACGGCGTGATTTCCCTGGTATACGCGGCGTCTCCTACTTATCTATTCATTTACGCTTTGGAACTATTTCAGTCAGAGAGCTCGTTAGGCAAGCACTACAACTTAACAACAAAGGCTCTTCCACATGGTTAAACGAGCTGATTTGGCGTGATTTTTATTTTGCCATAGTGTGGCATTTCCCTCATGTGGCCCATGGTGCATTTAAGAAAGAGTGGGATAGTTTGGTGTTTGATAATAATCATCAACTTTTTGACGCATGGTGTATGGGTTTAACAGGATACCCAATTGTAGACGCAGCCATACGGCAACTCACGCAAACAGGTTTTATGCATAATCGATTACGCATGATTAGCGCCTCATTTTTAGTCAAAGATCTACAAATTGACTGGCGTTGGGGAGAAGCTTTTTTTAGTGAACATCTCAATGACTTTGATTTGTCTGCCAACAATGGAGGATGGCAATGGTCGGCATCTACTGGTTGCGATGCCCAACCGTGGTTTCGAATTTTTAATCCCATTACGCAATCAGAAAAGTTTGATAGTGAAGGAAGCTTTATTAAACGATATTGTCCTGAATTAAAAAACTTACCACCCAGCAAAATTCATGCACCATGGTTACTATCAGCACTTGAACAACAACAATACAATTGTGTGATTGGTAAGGATTATCCTGCACCAATTGTAGATCATAAGATCGCTAGAGAAAAAACATTAGCCCGTTATAAGTTAAACTAA